Part of the Nostoc sp. ATCC 53789 genome, ATCAAGTTTCTTAGAACCAGCGTGAATTCGGTCTACTACACTCTTTCAATATACAAGCGTGCAATTTTCCCCTTTTAACAAGCCAAAAAGGGATGACTTTAGCTGCTAAGTATCGTTTTTTACTACATTTATTTACCTCTATCCTGAGATTTAAGTTCGTTATAAAGGCAAAAATCAAAATCTCGTTGTGATTATTTTACTTCGGTGACACGCCAGCTAAGTTTCAAATTAATCCAGAAATTCCAGATAGTAGCAACTGCGATCGCAATAAAGTTGGCAATATAACGGTTAGGAATAAGAAAATTGAATACCAAATTTAATACCAGTACATTCAATACTAAGCCAGCAAGGCAAATGGCGTTGAACTTCAAAAACCGCTTTAGGCGTTGATGCCATTCTTGCTGTCTGGCGCTGACATCAGCAAATGTCCAAGCGTCATTCCACAAAAAATTATTTAAAATCGCAATTTCACCAGCCATAATTTTGCTGCGTGTTAGGGGCCAAGCCAAGGTAGTGGGATCGCTGAGTAAATAAAGAATTGTCATATCCACAAATACCCCACTCAGTCCAACTAAGCCAAAGCGGATAAATCGGCCAATGGGGAAACCCGTTTGTTGAGTAAGTTTTTGTTTTTTATTACCTCCGGTTAGCCGTAACCTTACTAAATGGTGAATGTAATCTATGTATTGTTTCCATGTAACTTTGCTTTCACCCTCTTTGCGTTCACAAAATACATATCCAACTTCGGCAACTTCATCTACCTTTCCGCGTCCGATTACTTCTAAGAGAATTTTGTATCCCACTGGATTGAGTGTTGCATTAGCGATCGCACTTCGACGCACCATAAAATAACCACTCATCGGGTCAGAAACTCTGCCCAGTACTCCCGGCAAAATAACCAAGCCTAATAATTGAGCGCCACGAGACAATAAACGTCTGACAACACTCCAGCTACTAACACCCCCTCCTTCAACATGACGACTAGCTACTGCCAAATCCGCTCCCTGCTCAACACTACGCAACAGTTGCATTAGCACCTCTGGCGGATGCTGCAAATCTCCATCAATTACCCCTAACACATTTCCCGTAGCTGCTTGCCACCCACGAATCACTGCCGAAGATAGCCCCCGCTCTTGTTCTCGTCGCATCACCCGCAACTGAGGGTATTCTGTTGTCAGAGATTGTGCTATTTCCCAAGTTCGGTCTGGGCTATCATCGTCTACCACAATTAGTTCATATTTTCCTGGAATTGATTCATCCAGTAACTGACTCAATATACTGACCACATTCTGGATGTTGTCACGCTCTTTATAAGTAGGAATTACTAGAGATAAATGGATAGATTCACCAGTTATACCCACATTATTAGGGGGCAACTCTGAAATCTTTAGTGGGCCTGTTGGTACTGCTAACAGCGAGTTGGATGAGTTTATCTTCATAATTTCACATTTATCTGTAAAGACTAAAGGAAATAGAGTCGAACATCTGCGCGCTTTATTGACTGAACCTGGTTAGCCAAAGTTTTTTGTTACATTTAGATGTTCTGAAAAGTTTGACATCTGCCTCCTGCTTTCTTAACGGAGGTGGGTTTAAAACCCTTGTCTATTATCTCTGCACGTTTTATATATTCAGAAGTCCATAACTTCCTTTATGTGTAAGCTTTAAACCTTCAGTTACCCTTTGAAAAAATGATTTTTTCCATTTACTGATGAAACATAGTATTGGCATTATTGCTTCATGACTGTATCCACAGAGTGGCATATTAACTGCATTTGTTCGTTTAATGTCACCATTATCTTGGCTGTTTTCAATAAACTTTGTTATTGATTCTATCCACATGACATACCCTGTACTTAGTCGCAAACATGACTTTAGTTGCTTTTTCAGTATTGAATCTTATCAGAAATGGTTTAAAATTACTATACATCTCACGAATGATTTAGGATTGCTGTATTAATTGCTATATTGTTTTTTGAGTTTTGCGAGCGAGTAATAATTGAAGATGTTCAGTTTTCCTAAATAACTTTATAGTACTCTTGCGTAAGATACATTCAATTGTATAAAATTATTCAATTTCAAAATTGGATTGGAACTTGAACTGTTTAAGACTAGCAAGGTCAACACCTAGCTTCATTTGAATTTTGGATTTAATATCTGTATTAAACTCAGGGTAAGCACATCTCAAATTTTATTGACAAAATAGAATAGGAATTTATGGTTTGGTTGAGTTCTACAGACTAAATAGCGAAGGCTTAAGTTATTAGCAATAAGAGGTACTGAATGGGATTACTTAGGTCTCTATTTAGATTAGGGATTTCTCATTCAAAATATGTGCTTGCCTTGGTATTAAACCATTCTATATTGTTAATGAATGATTAATTATTTATATTTATGCTTATGCTAAATGCAAACAATTTATCTAACAGTAAGAAAAACCAAATATTATTAGGTTTAGCCATATTTTTGTCATTAATATTATGTGGAGAATTAGCAATTAGAGCTTATTCTTTTTATCTTGATGCTTTAGGTAATTCTACAGGTCGATATTTACCTGATTTTCCCAACCATTTTGACCAAATAAGAACAGGCATAGAACTCCTTTTTTTAACTATTATATATGTTGTGTGGCTAATAATAAACAAGAATAAGGAAAAAGATATAACCTTTATAAAAATTTTAAAAAATAGTTCATTTTTTCTGTTAAT contains:
- a CDS encoding glycosyltransferase, coding for MKINSSNSLLAVPTGPLKISELPPNNVGITGESIHLSLVIPTYKERDNIQNVVSILSQLLDESIPGKYELIVVDDDSPDRTWEIAQSLTTEYPQLRVMRREQERGLSSAVIRGWQAATGNVLGVIDGDLQHPPEVLMQLLRSVEQGADLAVASRHVEGGGVSSWSVVRRLLSRGAQLLGLVILPGVLGRVSDPMSGYFMVRRSAIANATLNPVGYKILLEVIGRGKVDEVAEVGYVFCERKEGESKVTWKQYIDYIHHLVRLRLTGGNKKQKLTQQTGFPIGRFIRFGLVGLSGVFVDMTILYLLSDPTTLAWPLTRSKIMAGEIAILNNFLWNDAWTFADVSARQQEWHQRLKRFLKFNAICLAGLVLNVLVLNLVFNFLIPNRYIANFIAIAVATIWNFWINLKLSWRVTEVK